One window of Neptuniibacter halophilus genomic DNA carries:
- the nirB gene encoding nitrite reductase large subunit NirB: protein MATNSGKRQLVVVGNGMVGHHFVENFVNSPVAADYEIHILAEESRAAYDRVHLSEYFSGSSYEDLCLVEDNLYEQHGVQLHLSEGATQIDRDAKQVITAEAAYPYDTLVLATGSYPFVPPIPGNDGEACFVYRTLEDLDKIQACAQNASVGVVVGGGLLGLEAANALKSLGLKAHVVEFAPRLMPVQLDEDGGALLKRKIEDLDVEVHCEKATNEIVAGEEHTYRMNFSDGSYLETDLILFSAGIRPQDTLARSSDLSLGERGGILVNDQCQTSDADIYAIGECALWNNQIFGLVAPGYTMAKTAVAAIAGEDAAFTGADMSTKLKLLGVDVGSIGDAHGKTPGSVSYRYLDEDSQVYYRIVVSEDRKKLLGAVLVGDNSKYDTLLQYALNGIDLPEKPQSLILPSLDGAAAPTLGPDALPDEATICSCLNVTKGQICCSIDEGATSVADVKDATKAASGCGGCAAMLKNLVDHELGKRGMEVNTDLCEHFAYTREELYHIIRVEGIRSFSELLEKHGKGLGCEICKPTAGSILASCWNDHIMEEPLVSLQDTNDTFMANMQKNGTYSIVPRVAGGEITPDKLIVLGQVAKKYNLYTKITGGQRVDLFGAQLHELPLIWKELVDAGFETGHAYGKSLRTVKSCVGSTWCRYGVNDSAGMAIRLENRYKGLRSPHKIKFAVSGCTRECAEAQSKDIGVIATENGWNLYVCGNGGMKPRHADLFATDLDDETLIRYIDRVLMFYVKTGDRLQRTSVWMENLEGGLEYLKSVVIDDKLEIGAELESQMAHVISTYQCEWKSTLEDEEKLKRFRTFVNSEEQADPQIVHIIERDQIRPV from the coding sequence ATGGCTACGAATTCAGGTAAACGTCAGTTGGTGGTGGTCGGTAACGGCATGGTCGGACACCACTTTGTCGAAAATTTTGTAAACAGCCCGGTTGCGGCTGATTACGAGATCCATATTCTGGCAGAAGAGTCCCGTGCCGCTTATGACCGGGTTCATCTCTCCGAGTACTTCAGTGGCTCCAGCTACGAAGATCTCTGTCTGGTCGAAGATAATCTGTATGAACAACATGGCGTGCAGCTTCACCTCAGTGAAGGTGCTACGCAGATCGATCGCGATGCAAAGCAGGTCATTACCGCCGAGGCAGCATACCCCTACGATACCCTCGTTCTTGCCACCGGTTCCTACCCGTTTGTGCCCCCAATTCCGGGTAATGATGGTGAGGCCTGCTTTGTTTATCGCACCCTTGAAGATCTGGATAAGATTCAGGCCTGTGCACAAAATGCCAGCGTGGGTGTGGTAGTCGGTGGCGGCCTGCTCGGCCTTGAAGCTGCCAATGCTCTGAAATCTCTGGGCCTGAAAGCCCATGTCGTGGAGTTTGCTCCGCGCCTGATGCCGGTTCAGTTGGATGAAGATGGCGGCGCGCTGCTGAAACGTAAGATCGAAGATCTGGATGTTGAGGTGCACTGCGAGAAAGCCACCAACGAAATCGTTGCCGGTGAAGAACACACCTACCGCATGAACTTCAGTGATGGCAGTTATCTGGAAACCGACCTGATCCTGTTCTCTGCCGGTATCCGGCCACAGGATACGCTGGCACGCAGCAGTGATCTGTCACTGGGCGAGCGCGGCGGGATTCTGGTGAATGATCAGTGTCAGACTTCCGATGCCGATATTTATGCCATTGGTGAATGTGCGCTGTGGAACAACCAGATTTTCGGTCTGGTCGCTCCCGGCTACACCATGGCGAAAACGGCTGTAGCCGCCATCGCCGGCGAAGACGCCGCATTTACCGGTGCCGATATGAGTACCAAACTGAAACTGCTGGGCGTTGATGTGGGCTCCATCGGTGATGCCCACGGCAAAACTCCGGGCAGTGTCAGCTACCGTTATCTGGATGAAGACAGTCAGGTCTACTACCGTATTGTGGTCTCTGAAGACCGGAAAAAACTGCTGGGCGCTGTACTGGTCGGCGATAACAGCAAATACGATACCCTGCTGCAGTACGCGCTGAACGGTATCGATCTGCCTGAGAAACCGCAGAGCCTGATCCTGCCCTCTCTGGATGGTGCTGCCGCGCCAACCCTTGGCCCTGATGCCCTGCCGGACGAAGCGACAATCTGCTCCTGCCTGAATGTCACCAAAGGTCAGATCTGCTGCTCCATTGACGAGGGCGCCACCTCCGTGGCCGATGTCAAAGATGCAACTAAAGCGGCCAGCGGCTGCGGTGGTTGTGCGGCAATGCTGAAAAATCTGGTCGACCATGAACTGGGCAAACGCGGTATGGAAGTCAATACCGACCTCTGCGAACACTTTGCCTACACCCGCGAAGAGCTGTATCACATCATCCGGGTTGAAGGCATTCGCAGCTTCAGCGAGCTGCTGGAGAAACACGGCAAAGGCCTCGGCTGTGAGATCTGTAAACCGACTGCGGGCTCCATTCTCGCTTCCTGCTGGAACGATCACATTATGGAGGAACCGCTGGTCAGCCTGCAGGACACCAACGATACCTTTATGGCCAACATGCAGAAGAACGGTACCTACTCCATCGTTCCCCGCGTGGCTGGCGGTGAAATCACCCCGGATAAACTGATCGTGCTCGGTCAGGTGGCGAAAAAATATAACCTCTATACCAAGATCACCGGTGGTCAGCGCGTCGATCTGTTTGGTGCTCAACTGCATGAGCTGCCACTGATCTGGAAGGAACTGGTCGATGCCGGCTTTGAAACTGGCCACGCCTACGGCAAATCCCTGCGTACCGTGAAGTCTTGTGTTGGCAGCACCTGGTGCCGCTATGGGGTGAACGACAGCGCAGGCATGGCGATCAGGCTGGAGAACCGCTACAAGGGACTGCGCTCACCACACAAGATCAAGTTTGCGGTTTCTGGCTGTACCCGTGAGTGTGCCGAAGCCCAGAGTAAGGATATCGGCGTTATTGCCACCGAGAACGGCTGGAACCTCTACGTTTGCGGTAACGGCGGTATGAAACCGCGCCACGCCGACCTGTTTGCCACCGATCTGGATGATGAAACCCTGATCCGTTACATCGACCGGGTACTGATGTTCTACGTCAAAACCGGCGACCGACTGCAGCGCACCTCGGTCTGGATGGAGAATCTGGAAGGGGGTCTGGAGTACCTGAAGTCGGTTGTTATCGACGACAAACTGGAAATCGGTGCCGAACTGGAATCACAGATGGCACACGTTATCTCCACCTACCAGTGTGAATGGAAGAGCACGCTTGAGGATGAAGAGAAACTGAAGCGGTTCCGTACCTTCGTTAACAGCGAAGAGCAGGCGGATCCTCAGATTGTGCATATTATCGAGCGTGATCAGATCCGCCCGGTTTAA
- a CDS encoding DUF2750 domain-containing protein, which translates to MSGSEHSPEYLKILQADNEQRYSFFINEAATQREIWILTDQYGCVMLNTEDEDCVPVWPDQATAEAWATDEWSECKAEAISLAVWHNRWTAGLEEDGFAVVVFPIEGQDGLVVYPEDLDKALTKRTRKLNSK; encoded by the coding sequence ATGTCTGGCTCAGAGCACTCTCCGGAATACTTAAAAATTCTGCAAGCGGATAACGAACAGCGCTATAGCTTCTTTATCAATGAAGCAGCCACTCAGCGCGAAATCTGGATTCTGACCGATCAATACGGTTGCGTCATGCTGAATACCGAAGATGAGGATTGCGTACCTGTATGGCCCGATCAGGCCACGGCAGAAGCCTGGGCAACCGATGAATGGTCTGAGTGTAAAGCGGAAGCGATCTCACTTGCTGTGTGGCATAACCGCTGGACCGCAGGTCTGGAAGAGGACGGTTTTGCGGTAGTCGTATTTCCTATCGAAGGTCAGGATGGTCTGGTGGTGTACCCTGAAGATCTGGATAAAGCCCTGACCAAACGCACCCGCAAACTGAACAGCAAATAG
- a CDS encoding DUF2986 domain-containing protein, producing the protein MNRKKKIKQILSKKLKKAKAKAAPPSNKPRYIAKADREENTPDPAGSEQT; encoded by the coding sequence ATGAATCGTAAGAAAAAGATCAAACAGATTCTGAGCAAGAAACTGAAAAAAGCCAAAGCGAAAGCCGCGCCGCCGAGCAATAAACCACGTTATATCGCCAAGGCTGACCGGGAGGAAAACACACCCGATCCGGCAGGCTCTGAGCAAACATAA
- a CDS encoding sensor domain-containing diguanylate cyclase, whose amino-acid sequence MVDFSENLPQWIMPGLVLLLLLLIVSLLWRNRQLTVRLRVQSEELKESEESYRYLVDNAHDGIVIVQNKRLVYVNQRMSEMTGYDESALLALDTFLPLIAPSAREIMLENHLRRLEGKASPSRYESLFLKRDGTIYPIEITGVLINWRNKPATLNVVTDISARKAAEEAVQFLAHHDSLTNLPNRYVFRQRLEYSIAQARRSGKPLAVIFIDLNGFKQVNDTYGHDVGDQLLREVSARLNKQVRDSDTLARIGGDEFVILMPCIEGAESVNSLIDRIDTVFQPDFQIEQLRLTSSASFGYAFYPEDGETPADLLKKADQKMYSNKRAQCER is encoded by the coding sequence ATGGTGGATTTCAGTGAGAACCTGCCTCAATGGATAATGCCCGGGCTGGTTCTGTTACTTCTTTTGCTTATCGTTTCTTTATTATGGAGAAACCGTCAGTTGACGGTTCGTTTAAGGGTTCAGAGTGAGGAGCTGAAGGAGAGTGAGGAATCCTACCGGTACCTGGTAGACAATGCCCATGATGGTATTGTCATCGTGCAGAACAAGCGGCTTGTGTATGTAAACCAGCGCATGAGTGAAATGACAGGCTACGATGAGTCTGCACTGTTAGCTTTGGATACATTTTTACCGCTGATTGCTCCCAGCGCCCGCGAAATCATGCTGGAAAATCATTTGCGCCGTTTGGAGGGCAAAGCTTCACCCAGCCGTTATGAAAGCCTGTTTTTAAAGCGCGATGGCACCATCTATCCGATTGAAATTACAGGTGTACTGATCAACTGGAGAAACAAGCCGGCAACACTTAACGTAGTCACTGACATTAGTGCCCGAAAGGCCGCAGAGGAAGCGGTTCAGTTTCTCGCCCATCACGATAGCCTGACTAACTTACCCAATCGATATGTGTTCCGGCAGAGGCTGGAATATTCCATCGCTCAGGCTCGCCGTTCAGGTAAGCCGCTGGCTGTTATATTTATTGATTTGAATGGGTTCAAGCAGGTTAATGACACCTATGGTCACGATGTTGGCGATCAGCTTCTCAGGGAAGTGTCAGCTCGCCTTAACAAACAGGTCAGAGATTCAGATACCTTAGCGCGTATCGGGGGTGATGAGTTTGTTATCCTGATGCCTTGCATTGAGGGGGCTGAAAGCGTGAACTCATTGATTGACCGAATTGATACTGTGTTCCAACCTGACTTCCAGATCGAGCAACTCAGGCTGACAAGCAGTGCGAGTTTTGGCTACGCATTTTATCCTGAGGATGGAGAAACGCCGGCTGACCTGCTCAAAAAAGCTGATCAGAAGATGTATAGCAACAAACGCGCGCAGTGCGAGCGTTAA